From Magnolia sinica isolate HGM2019 chromosome 13, MsV1, whole genome shotgun sequence, one genomic window encodes:
- the LOC131222626 gene encoding cytochrome b-c1 complex subunit 7-2, mitochondrial-like, which yields MAPSLLQSFLSPSRNWFARQHCKAISNRLRKYGLRYDDLYDPKEDLDIKEALSRLPREIVLARNQRLKRAMDLSMKHEYLPLDLQAKQTPFRGYLQDMLALVKKERAEREALGALPLYQRTIP from the exons ATGGCGCCGTCGCTATTGCAGTCGTTCCTCTCTCCTTCCCGCAATTGGTTTGCTCGTCAGCACTGCAAAGCCATCTCCAATCGCCTCCGCAAATACG GGCTCCGATACGACGATCTCTATGACCCTAAGGAAGATCTGGACATCAAGGAAGCGCTCTCCCGCCTCCCTCGGGAGATCGTCCTCGCGAGGAACCAGCGTCTCAAGCGCGCCATGGATCTCTCCATGAAGCACGAATACCTGCCCCTTGATCTccag GCAAAGCAGACCCCATTTCGTGGTTATCTTCAAGATATGTTAGCTCTC GTAAAGAAGGAGAGGGCAGAACGTGAAGCACTGGGAGCATTGCCTCTTTATCAGCGCACCATTCCCTGA